A genomic region of Sciurus carolinensis chromosome 7, mSciCar1.2, whole genome shotgun sequence contains the following coding sequences:
- the Scube3 gene encoding signal peptide, CUB and EGF-like domain-containing protein 3 isoform X1, whose translation MGLGRVPGLCLLVLLVHARAAQHSKAAQDVDECVEGTDNCHIDAICQNTPRSYKCICKSGYTGDGKHCKDVDECEREDNAGCVHDCVNIPGNYRCTCYDGFHLAHDGHNCLDVDECAEGNGGCQQSCVNMMGSYECHCREGFFLSDNQHTCIQRPEEGMNCMNKNHGCAHICRETPKGGIACECRPGFELTKNQRDCKLTCNYGNGGCQHTCDDTEQGPRCGCHVKFVLHTDGKTCIGERRLEQHVPAQAVSNETCAVNNGGCDSKCHDAATGVHCSCPVGFMLQPDRKTCKDIDECRLNNGGCDHICRNTVGSFECSCKKGYKLLINERNCQDIDECSFDRTCDHMCVNTPGSFQCLCHRGYLLYGVTHCGDVDECSINRGGCRFGCINTPGSYQCTCPAGQGRLHWNGKDCTEPVKCQGSPGASKAMLSCNRSGKKDTCALTCPSRARFLPESENGFTVSCGTPSPKATPARAGHPGNSTNSNHCHEAAVLSVKQRASFKIKDAKCRLHLRNKGKMEEAGRILGSGGAPCSDCQVTFIHLKCDSSRKGKGRRARTPPGKEVTRLTLELEAEVRAEETTAGCGLPCLRQRMERRLKGSLKMLRKSINQDRFLLRLAGLDYELAHKPGLAVGERAELAEVCRPGQHRAGAKCVSCPQGTYYHGQTEQCVPCPAGTFQEREGQLSCDLCPGSDAHGPLGATNVTTCAGQCPPGQHSVDGFKPCQPCPRGTYQPEAGRTLCFPCGGGLTTKHEGALSFQDCDTKVQCSPGHYYNTSIHRCIRCAMGSYQPDFRQNFCTRCPGNTSTDFDGSTSVAQCKNRQCGGELGEFTGYIESPNYPGNYPAGVECIWNINPPPKRKILIVVPEIFLPSEDECGDVLVMRKNSSPSSITTYETCQTYERPIAFTARSRKLWINFKTSEANSARGFQIPYVTYDEDYEQLVEDIVRDGRLYASENHQEILKDKKLIKAFFEVLAHPQNYFKYTEKHKEMLPKSFIKLLRSKVSSFLRPYK comes from the exons ATGGGCTTGGGGCGCGTGCCCGGGCTCTGCCTGCTCGTCCTACTGGTCCACGCCCGCGCCGCCCAGCACAGCAAAGCTGCGCAAG ATGTGGATGAGTGTGTGGAGGGGACAGACAACTGCCACATCGATGCCATCTGCCAGAACACCCCGCGGTCATACAAGTGCATCTGCAAGTCTGGCTATACAGGGGATGGCAAGCACTGCAAAG ATGTGGATGAGTGTGAGCGGGAGGACAACGCGGGCTGTGTGCATGACTGTGTCAACATCCCTGGTAACTACCGATGCACCTGCTATGATGGATTCCACCTGGCGCATGATGGACACAACTGTCTGG ATGTGGATGAGTGTGCCGAGGGCAATGGCGGCTGTCAGCAGAGCTGTGTCAACATGATGGGCAGCTACGAGTGCCACTGCCGAGAAGGCTTCTTCCTCAGTGACAACCAGCACACCTGCATCCAGCGACCAGAAG aAGGAATGAACTGCATGAACAAGAACCATGGCTGTGCCCACATTTGCCGGGAGACCCCCAAGGGGGGTATTGCCTGTGAATGCCGCCCTGGCTTTGAGCTCACCAAGAACCAACGGGACTGTAAAT TGACATGCAACTATGGTAACGGTGGCTGCCAGCACACATGCGATGACACAGAGCAGGGTCCCCGGTGCGGCTGCCATGTCAAGTTTGTGCTGCACACTGACGGGAAGACGTGCATCG GGGAAAGGCGGCTAGAGCAGCACGTCCCCGCTCAGGCCGTTTCTAATG AGACCTGTGCTGTCAACAATGGGGGCTGCGACAGTAAGTGCCACGATGCAGCGACTGGGGTCCATTGCAGCTGCCCTGTGGGCTTCATGCTGCAGCCAGACAGGAAGACCTGCAAAG ACATAGACGAGtgccgcctgaacaacgggggctGTGACCACATTTGCCGCAACACCGTGGGCAGCTTTGAATGCAGCTGCAAGAAGGGCTATAAGCTTCTCATCAATGAGAGGAACTGCCAGG ACATAGACGAATGCTCCTTTGATCGAACCTGTGACCACATGTGTGTCAATACACCAGGAAGCTTCCAGTGTCTCTGTCACCGTGGCTACCTGCTATATGGTGTCACCCACTGTGGGG ACGTGGATGAATGCAGCATCAACCGGGGAGGCTGCCGATTTGGCTGCATCAACACTCCTGGCAGCTACCAGTGTACCTGTCCGGCAGGCCAGGGCCGGCTGCACTGGAACGGCAAGGATTGCACAG AGCCAGTGAAGTGTCAGGGCAGTCCCGGGGCCTCTAAAGCCATGCTCAGCTGCAACCGGTCTGGCAAGAAGGACACCTGTGCCCTGACCTGCCCCTCCCGGGCCCGGTTTTTGCCAG AGTCCGAGAATGGCTTCACGGTGAGCTGCGGCACCCCCAGTCCTAAGGCCACACCAGCCCGAGCTGGCCACCCTGGAAACAGCACAAACTCCAACCATTGTCATG AGGCTGCAGTGCTGTCGGTCAAGCAGCGGGCCTCCTTCAAGATCAAAGACGCCAAATGCCGCTTGCACCTGCGGAACAAAGGCAAAATGGAGGAGGCTGGCAGAATCCTGGGGTCAG GTGGTGCCCCCTGCTCTGACTGCCAGGTCACCTTCATTCACCTCAAGTGTGACTCCTCTCGGAAGGGCAAGGGCCGGCGGGCCCGGACCCCTCCAGGCAAGGAGGTCACCCGGCTCACCCTAGAACTGGAAGCAGAGGTCAGAGCTGAAGAAACTACAG CTGGCTGCGGGCTGCCTTGCCTTAGACAGCGGATGGAGCGGCGACTGAAAGGATCCCTGAAGATGCTCCGCAAGTCCATCAACCAGGACCGCTTCCTGCTGCGCCTAGCAGGCCTTGACTATGAACTCGCCCACAAGCCAGGCCTGGCAGTGGGGGAGCGTGCAGAGCTGGCGGAGGTCTGCAGGCCTGGGCAGCATCGTGCTGGGGCCAAGTGTG TCAGCTGCCCGCAGGGAACCTATTACCACGGCCAGACGGAGCAGTGTGTGCCATGCCCAGCGGGCACCTTCCAGGAGAGAGAAGGGCAGCTCTCCTGCGACCTTTGCCCTGGCAGTGATGCCCACGGGCCTCTTGGAGCCACCAACGTCACCACGTGTGCAG GTCAGTGCCCACCTGGCCAGCACTCTGTGGATGGGTTCAAACCCTGCCAGCCATGCCCACGTGGCACCTACCAACCTGAAGCAGGACGGACCCTGTGCTTCCCATGTGGTGGGGGCCTCACCACCAAGCATGAGGGGGCCCTCTCCTTCCAAGATTGTGACACCAAGG TCCAGTGCTCCCCAGGACACTACTACAACACCAGCATCCATCGTTGTATCCGCTGTGCCATGGGCTCCTACCAGCCTGACTTCCGTCAGAACTTCTGCACCCGCTGTCCAGGAAACACAAGCACTGACTTTGATGGCTCCACCAGTGTGGCCCAGTGCAAGA ATCGTCAGTGTGGTGGGGAGCTAGGTGAGTTCACTGGCTACATCGAGTCCCCCAACTACCCGGGCAACTACCCTGCCGGCGTGGAGTGCATCTGGAACATCAACCCCCCACCCAAGCGCAAGATTCTTATCGTGGTACCTGAGATCTTCCTGCCGTCTGAGGACGAGTGTGGGGACGTCCTCGTCATGAGAAAGAACT CCTCCCCATCTTCCATTACCACTTATGAGACCTGCCAGACTTATGAGCGCCCCATTGCCTTCACGGCCCGTTCCAGGAAGCTTTGGATCAACTTTAAGACAAGTGAGGCCAATAGCGCCCGTGGCTTCCAGATTCCCTATGTTACCTATGATG AAGACTATGAGCAGCTGGTAGAAGACATCGTCCGAGATGGCCGACTCTATGCCTCTGAAAACCACCAGGAGATCTTAAAG GACAAGAAGCTCATCAAGGCCTTCTTTGAGGTGCTGGCCCACCCCCAGAACTACTTCAAGTACACAGAGAAACACAAGGAGATGCTACCAAAATCCTTCATCAAGCTGCTTCGCTCCAAAGTTTCCAGCTTCCTGAGGCCCTACAAATAG
- the Scube3 gene encoding signal peptide, CUB and EGF-like domain-containing protein 3 isoform X2, translating to MGLGRVPGLCLLVLLVHARAAQHSKAAQDVDECVEGTDNCHIDAICQNTPRSYKCICKSGYTGDGKHCKDVDECEREDNAGCVHDCVNIPGNYRCTCYDGFHLAHDGHNCLDVDECAEGNGGCQQSCVNMMGSYECHCREGFFLSDNQHTCIQRPEEGMNCMNKNHGCAHICRETPKGGIACECRPGFELTKNQRDCKLTCNYGNGGCQHTCDDTEQGPRCGCHVKFVLHTDGKTCIGERRLEQHVPAQAVSNETCAVNNGGCDSKCHDAATGVHCSCPVGFMLQPDRKTCKDIDECRLNNGGCDHICRNTVGSFECSCKKGYKLLINERNCQDIDECSFDRTCDHMCVNTPGSFQCLCHRGYLLYGVTHCGDVDECSINRGGCRFGCINTPGSYQCTCPAGQGRLHWNGKDCTVKCQGSPGASKAMLSCNRSGKKDTCALTCPSRARFLPESENGFTVSCGTPSPKATPARAGHPGNSTNSNHCHEAAVLSVKQRASFKIKDAKCRLHLRNKGKMEEAGRILGSGGAPCSDCQVTFIHLKCDSSRKGKGRRARTPPGKEVTRLTLELEAEVRAEETTAGCGLPCLRQRMERRLKGSLKMLRKSINQDRFLLRLAGLDYELAHKPGLAVGERAELAEVCRPGQHRAGAKCVSCPQGTYYHGQTEQCVPCPAGTFQEREGQLSCDLCPGSDAHGPLGATNVTTCAGQCPPGQHSVDGFKPCQPCPRGTYQPEAGRTLCFPCGGGLTTKHEGALSFQDCDTKVQCSPGHYYNTSIHRCIRCAMGSYQPDFRQNFCTRCPGNTSTDFDGSTSVAQCKNRQCGGELGEFTGYIESPNYPGNYPAGVECIWNINPPPKRKILIVVPEIFLPSEDECGDVLVMRKNSSPSSITTYETCQTYERPIAFTARSRKLWINFKTSEANSARGFQIPYVTYDEDYEQLVEDIVRDGRLYASENHQEILKDKKLIKAFFEVLAHPQNYFKYTEKHKEMLPKSFIKLLRSKVSSFLRPYK from the exons ATGGGCTTGGGGCGCGTGCCCGGGCTCTGCCTGCTCGTCCTACTGGTCCACGCCCGCGCCGCCCAGCACAGCAAAGCTGCGCAAG ATGTGGATGAGTGTGTGGAGGGGACAGACAACTGCCACATCGATGCCATCTGCCAGAACACCCCGCGGTCATACAAGTGCATCTGCAAGTCTGGCTATACAGGGGATGGCAAGCACTGCAAAG ATGTGGATGAGTGTGAGCGGGAGGACAACGCGGGCTGTGTGCATGACTGTGTCAACATCCCTGGTAACTACCGATGCACCTGCTATGATGGATTCCACCTGGCGCATGATGGACACAACTGTCTGG ATGTGGATGAGTGTGCCGAGGGCAATGGCGGCTGTCAGCAGAGCTGTGTCAACATGATGGGCAGCTACGAGTGCCACTGCCGAGAAGGCTTCTTCCTCAGTGACAACCAGCACACCTGCATCCAGCGACCAGAAG aAGGAATGAACTGCATGAACAAGAACCATGGCTGTGCCCACATTTGCCGGGAGACCCCCAAGGGGGGTATTGCCTGTGAATGCCGCCCTGGCTTTGAGCTCACCAAGAACCAACGGGACTGTAAAT TGACATGCAACTATGGTAACGGTGGCTGCCAGCACACATGCGATGACACAGAGCAGGGTCCCCGGTGCGGCTGCCATGTCAAGTTTGTGCTGCACACTGACGGGAAGACGTGCATCG GGGAAAGGCGGCTAGAGCAGCACGTCCCCGCTCAGGCCGTTTCTAATG AGACCTGTGCTGTCAACAATGGGGGCTGCGACAGTAAGTGCCACGATGCAGCGACTGGGGTCCATTGCAGCTGCCCTGTGGGCTTCATGCTGCAGCCAGACAGGAAGACCTGCAAAG ACATAGACGAGtgccgcctgaacaacgggggctGTGACCACATTTGCCGCAACACCGTGGGCAGCTTTGAATGCAGCTGCAAGAAGGGCTATAAGCTTCTCATCAATGAGAGGAACTGCCAGG ACATAGACGAATGCTCCTTTGATCGAACCTGTGACCACATGTGTGTCAATACACCAGGAAGCTTCCAGTGTCTCTGTCACCGTGGCTACCTGCTATATGGTGTCACCCACTGTGGGG ACGTGGATGAATGCAGCATCAACCGGGGAGGCTGCCGATTTGGCTGCATCAACACTCCTGGCAGCTACCAGTGTACCTGTCCGGCAGGCCAGGGCCGGCTGCACTGGAACGGCAAGGATTGCACAG TGAAGTGTCAGGGCAGTCCCGGGGCCTCTAAAGCCATGCTCAGCTGCAACCGGTCTGGCAAGAAGGACACCTGTGCCCTGACCTGCCCCTCCCGGGCCCGGTTTTTGCCAG AGTCCGAGAATGGCTTCACGGTGAGCTGCGGCACCCCCAGTCCTAAGGCCACACCAGCCCGAGCTGGCCACCCTGGAAACAGCACAAACTCCAACCATTGTCATG AGGCTGCAGTGCTGTCGGTCAAGCAGCGGGCCTCCTTCAAGATCAAAGACGCCAAATGCCGCTTGCACCTGCGGAACAAAGGCAAAATGGAGGAGGCTGGCAGAATCCTGGGGTCAG GTGGTGCCCCCTGCTCTGACTGCCAGGTCACCTTCATTCACCTCAAGTGTGACTCCTCTCGGAAGGGCAAGGGCCGGCGGGCCCGGACCCCTCCAGGCAAGGAGGTCACCCGGCTCACCCTAGAACTGGAAGCAGAGGTCAGAGCTGAAGAAACTACAG CTGGCTGCGGGCTGCCTTGCCTTAGACAGCGGATGGAGCGGCGACTGAAAGGATCCCTGAAGATGCTCCGCAAGTCCATCAACCAGGACCGCTTCCTGCTGCGCCTAGCAGGCCTTGACTATGAACTCGCCCACAAGCCAGGCCTGGCAGTGGGGGAGCGTGCAGAGCTGGCGGAGGTCTGCAGGCCTGGGCAGCATCGTGCTGGGGCCAAGTGTG TCAGCTGCCCGCAGGGAACCTATTACCACGGCCAGACGGAGCAGTGTGTGCCATGCCCAGCGGGCACCTTCCAGGAGAGAGAAGGGCAGCTCTCCTGCGACCTTTGCCCTGGCAGTGATGCCCACGGGCCTCTTGGAGCCACCAACGTCACCACGTGTGCAG GTCAGTGCCCACCTGGCCAGCACTCTGTGGATGGGTTCAAACCCTGCCAGCCATGCCCACGTGGCACCTACCAACCTGAAGCAGGACGGACCCTGTGCTTCCCATGTGGTGGGGGCCTCACCACCAAGCATGAGGGGGCCCTCTCCTTCCAAGATTGTGACACCAAGG TCCAGTGCTCCCCAGGACACTACTACAACACCAGCATCCATCGTTGTATCCGCTGTGCCATGGGCTCCTACCAGCCTGACTTCCGTCAGAACTTCTGCACCCGCTGTCCAGGAAACACAAGCACTGACTTTGATGGCTCCACCAGTGTGGCCCAGTGCAAGA ATCGTCAGTGTGGTGGGGAGCTAGGTGAGTTCACTGGCTACATCGAGTCCCCCAACTACCCGGGCAACTACCCTGCCGGCGTGGAGTGCATCTGGAACATCAACCCCCCACCCAAGCGCAAGATTCTTATCGTGGTACCTGAGATCTTCCTGCCGTCTGAGGACGAGTGTGGGGACGTCCTCGTCATGAGAAAGAACT CCTCCCCATCTTCCATTACCACTTATGAGACCTGCCAGACTTATGAGCGCCCCATTGCCTTCACGGCCCGTTCCAGGAAGCTTTGGATCAACTTTAAGACAAGTGAGGCCAATAGCGCCCGTGGCTTCCAGATTCCCTATGTTACCTATGATG AAGACTATGAGCAGCTGGTAGAAGACATCGTCCGAGATGGCCGACTCTATGCCTCTGAAAACCACCAGGAGATCTTAAAG GACAAGAAGCTCATCAAGGCCTTCTTTGAGGTGCTGGCCCACCCCCAGAACTACTTCAAGTACACAGAGAAACACAAGGAGATGCTACCAAAATCCTTCATCAAGCTGCTTCGCTCCAAAGTTTCCAGCTTCCTGAGGCCCTACAAATAG